The proteins below are encoded in one region of Pseudomonadota bacterium:
- a CDS encoding methyl-accepting chemotaxis protein, protein TKGLIHYHTEKQYMNKTFEQPKNVIDKTYSIKPDGGDSAGILHIGIEKKIINNKINAFIFGGVLISVFILCLILPLVYLLVSNRIMKPLKKITVMLTDIAEGDGDLTKRLERVETQDEFEVLSKKFNKFVDKIHEIIMKVGQNTSNVSRSANELYAKTEEMKNVIVLQTNHTIEVASAVVEMTSNILEVARNANNTKDEASKSSDIAKMGEKKTIENMEIMDSLVKTVETSSSAVNELGMLSDLIDEIIKVIEDIADQTNLLALNAAIEAARAGDAGRGFAVVADEVRKLAEKTATATKDIGKTVVSIKNGTINAVSSMEKSKEEVLESKNKIYEAKNALTEIVNGADLVMAMVTQIASASSQQSTVSEEIGKSVDNIKESIILTSSATEHNVKLAGELQQSVKELNNVIGMFRV, encoded by the coding sequence ACCAAAGGGCTAATCCATTACCATACCGAAAAGCAGTATATGAACAAAACATTCGAGCAGCCAAAGAATGTCATTGACAAAACATACTCCATTAAACCCGATGGAGGAGATAGTGCAGGCATCTTACATATAGGCATCGAAAAGAAAATCATTAACAATAAAATAAACGCCTTTATATTCGGAGGAGTCTTGATCAGTGTTTTTATACTTTGCCTGATTTTGCCATTGGTTTACCTTCTTGTTTCAAACAGAATAATGAAACCGCTAAAAAAGATTACGGTCATGCTGACGGACATAGCCGAAGGAGATGGGGATCTCACGAAAAGGCTGGAAAGGGTTGAGACACAAGATGAATTTGAGGTACTTTCAAAGAAGTTCAATAAATTCGTTGATAAAATACATGAAATTATTATGAAGGTAGGACAAAACACTTCAAATGTATCACGTTCTGCCAATGAGCTCTATGCAAAGACAGAAGAAATGAAAAATGTGATTGTCCTGCAAACGAATCACACCATTGAAGTTGCAAGTGCTGTTGTAGAAATGACCTCAAACATCCTCGAAGTTGCGAGAAATGCTAACAACACAAAAGATGAAGCTAGTAAATCATCGGATATTGCAAAGATGGGAGAAAAGAAGACTATTGAGAATATGGAGATCATGGATAGTCTTGTAAAGACTGTCGAAACATCTTCAAGCGCAGTAAATGAGTTAGGAATGCTATCTGATTTAATTGATGAAATAATCAAGGTTATAGAAGACATTGCTGACCAGACCAACCTGCTCGCTTTAAATGCAGCAATTGAGGCAGCCCGTGCAGGAGATGCGGGGAGAGGTTTTGCTGTTGTCGCAGACGAGGTCAGAAAGCTTGCCGAAAAGACAGCAACAGCAACAAAAGATATTGGCAAAACGGTCGTCTCCATTAAAAACGGTACCATAAATGCGGTAAGTTCAATGGAAAAGAGCAAAGAGGAGGTTTTGGAAAGTAAAAACAAGATTTATGAAGCAAAAAATGCATTAACAGAAATTGTCAACGGAGCTGATTTGGTAATGGCAATGGTTACACAAATAGCGAGTGCCTCATCCCAGCAGTCTACTGTCTCAGAAGAAATCGGCAAATCGGTCGATAATATTAAAGAATCTATTATACTAACTTCTTCTGCAACAGAGCATAATGTAAAACTGGCAGGCGAGTTACAGCAATCAGTAAAAGAGCTGAACAATGTAATTGGGATGTTTAGAGTATAA
- a CDS encoding DUF2284 domain-containing protein, whose product MSGCPCTRCKECNVSGACLHSDKARPSMESCGIDVFRTAKQNGLPIKVVKDHSQDRDIYGLILV is encoded by the coding sequence GTGTCGGGCTGCCCCTGCACGAGATGCAAAGAATGCAATGTTTCCGGCGCCTGTCTCCATTCCGACAAGGCAAGACCTTCCATGGAGTCATGCGGGATCGATGTATTCAGGACGGCGAAGCAAAATGGGCTTCCCATCAAAGTGGTAAAAGACCATTCACAGGACAGGGATATATACGGATTGATACTGGTGTAA
- a CDS encoding cupin domain-containing protein, protein MDIGKKIKELRETRNFNIKKLSGLVECTPSLISQLERGKTDPSISMLKRIADALGVNIIDFFMKSMNDEDVVTHKDGRVDIQLKRWDAKIQSLVKNVTSKKMQPFYTVIKPGGGSHGMYSHEGEEFGYVLQGELEMTLNDKLHKVKKDESFYFSSKIPHNWGNTGKEDVIVIWVITPPTF, encoded by the coding sequence GTGGATATTGGAAAGAAGATAAAAGAACTGAGAGAAACCAGAAATTTTAACATCAAGAAGCTTTCCGGACTTGTGGAATGTACTCCTTCGCTAATCTCACAGCTTGAGCGTGGGAAAACAGATCCCTCGATTTCCATGTTAAAAAGGATCGCCGATGCCCTGGGTGTCAACATTATTGACTTTTTTATGAAATCGATGAATGATGAAGATGTGGTAACGCATAAAGACGGCAGGGTGGATATACAGTTAAAAAGGTGGGACGCAAAGATACAATCACTCGTAAAGAATGTAACCAGCAAAAAGATGCAACCATTTTATACGGTGATCAAACCTGGTGGTGGTTCTCATGGCATGTATTCTCATGAGGGGGAGGAGTTCGGCTATGTTCTGCAAGGCGAATTAGAGATGACACTGAATGATAAATTACATAAAGTGAAAAAAGACGAGAGTTTCTATTTTTCTTCGAAGATTCCCCACAATTGGGGTAATACCGGAAAAGAAGATGTAATTGTAATATGGGTGATAACACCGCCAACATTTTAG
- a CDS encoding aldehyde dehydrogenase family protein, with product MTILQEVAEHYGKLKLYINGQWIDTGSNKYFETTNPATGEVIAEAPVASREEVEQAIATAQEAFKKWRNVPFRDRAKLVFDLRDTFGKHHEELARILVQDHGCTIDEGRGTISRCMENIEAAGSSMYSLYKGEHVDQLATGIDCYLLREPMGVFMIITPGNIPMHAWSSFVPYALACGCTVIVKPSRQCPVSADAMFKMLDETGFPPGVANLLHMGPERDLNKLIISDPRVKGVGLIGSSRVSKELFELCGKYGKRSSLNGNGKNFIVIMPDANPDNAVQYILRGCFGMSGQRCLGSDNVAVIGGKKMYEELKQKLIVASKAMKMGYGLDESTELGPLTTQNGKNQVLSFIDSGVKAGAKLLLDGRPETVKGYEKGYFLAPTILEGVTMDMYVAQEEAFGPICNLLRAKDLEQTIEWINGTNYGHSACIVTESGKAARKFIRECEVGNVGVNAGIPQPYSFFGLGSKKNSFYGNSKSRMDSVKLFLDEKTVTLRWV from the coding sequence ATGACTATTTTGCAGGAAGTAGCAGAACATTACGGAAAACTAAAACTTTATATTAACGGGCAGTGGATCGATACCGGATCGAACAAATATTTTGAAACCACGAACCCTGCTACCGGCGAAGTGATTGCAGAAGCGCCCGTTGCATCGAGAGAAGAGGTGGAGCAGGCTATAGCGACAGCACAGGAAGCATTCAAAAAATGGAGAAACGTTCCATTCAGGGACAGGGCAAAGCTCGTCTTTGACCTGAGAGATACCTTTGGCAAACACCATGAGGAGTTGGCAAGGATCCTTGTGCAGGATCACGGTTGCACAATCGACGAAGGCAGGGGTACTATTTCGAGATGTATGGAAAACATCGAAGCTGCAGGAAGCTCCATGTATAGCCTGTATAAAGGCGAGCACGTGGACCAGCTTGCCACGGGCATCGATTGCTACCTGCTCCGAGAACCGATGGGCGTTTTTATGATCATAACCCCCGGCAACATTCCCATGCACGCTTGGTCATCTTTTGTGCCCTACGCGCTGGCGTGCGGCTGTACAGTGATTGTCAAGCCGAGCCGGCAGTGTCCCGTATCGGCTGACGCCATGTTCAAGATGCTTGACGAGACAGGCTTTCCGCCTGGCGTGGCCAATCTTCTTCATATGGGGCCGGAGCGGGATTTGAATAAGCTGATTATTTCAGACCCCAGAGTAAAGGGGGTCGGTCTGATAGGGTCTTCCAGGGTGAGCAAAGAGTTGTTCGAGTTGTGTGGCAAATACGGCAAGCGGTCCTCGCTCAACGGGAACGGAAAGAATTTCATTGTTATCATGCCCGATGCAAATCCTGACAACGCAGTACAGTATATCTTGCGCGGTTGCTTCGGTATGAGCGGTCAGCGATGCCTCGGATCGGACAATGTTGCCGTTATCGGGGGCAAAAAGATGTATGAGGAACTGAAGCAAAAACTGATTGTTGCGTCGAAAGCTATGAAGATGGGTTACGGTCTCGATGAAAGCACAGAACTGGGTCCCTTAACAACACAAAATGGCAAAAACCAGGTACTGTCATTCATCGATTCCGGCGTTAAAGCCGGTGCTAAACTACTTCTCGATGGGAGGCCGGAGACAGTAAAAGGGTATGAGAAGGGATACTTTCTTGCCCCAACGATATTAGAGGGCGTAACAATGGATATGTATGTTGCGCAGGAGGAGGCCTTTGGTCCCATATGCAACCTTCTCAGGGCCAAGGATCTTGAGCAGACGATCGAATGGATAAACGGAACGAACTATGGCCATTCGGCATGTATTGTCACAGAAAGTGGAAAAGCTGCCAGGAAGTTCATCAGGGAATGTGAAGTTGGAAACGTGGGAGTCAATGCCGGAATCCCTCAACCATATTCATTCTTCGGGCTTGGTTCTAAGAAG